In a single window of the Terriglobus roseus genome:
- a CDS encoding YkgJ family cysteine cluster protein, whose product MLPDGDRELVKIMDAALADAAVRSGHWLACRPGCDQCCSGVFRIAPLDTERLREGLKSLTRSNPEKAAVLRARVRESVARLSADFPGDSETGIIFEDEDSLERFEDFANDEVCPVLDPATGTCDLYAYRPMTCRTFGPPVQTADGVYGVCELCFVGAPKEAVAAAELHLPDPLLESALDDEIGLAGTTIVAFALTEKQDSEQH is encoded by the coding sequence ATGCTCCCAGACGGCGACCGCGAACTCGTAAAGATCATGGACGCCGCGCTTGCAGATGCGGCGGTACGAAGCGGGCACTGGCTCGCATGCCGACCTGGCTGCGATCAGTGCTGTTCTGGCGTCTTCCGCATTGCTCCACTCGACACCGAGCGACTGCGTGAGGGCCTTAAATCACTCACCAGATCCAATCCGGAAAAGGCCGCGGTGCTTCGCGCTCGTGTCCGAGAGAGCGTCGCAAGACTTTCGGCTGATTTTCCGGGAGACTCGGAGACAGGCATTATCTTCGAGGATGAAGACTCCCTTGAACGTTTCGAAGACTTCGCCAATGACGAAGTGTGCCCCGTTCTGGATCCAGCAACCGGCACGTGTGATTTGTACGCATATCGGCCGATGACTTGCCGCACCTTTGGTCCGCCGGTACAGACGGCAGACGGGGTGTACGGTGTCTGCGAGCTTTGTTTTGTCGGCGCACCCAAGGAAGCTGTCGCGGCCGCGGAACTCCATCTGCCCGATCCTCTGCTCGAATCCGCGCTGGATGACGAGATAGGCTTAGCCGGAACCACCATCGTCGCATTCGCTCTCACGGAGAAGCAGGATAGCGAGCAACACTAA
- the purB gene encoding adenylosuccinate lyase, producing MIDRYTRPAMRKLWSDESKFRAWLEVEATASEVLADAGIVPQDAAKAIRARGDFDIARILEIEQQTRHDVIAFTTAVAEKVGPEARWLHFGLTSTDVVDTAQALLLREASSMIRDGLHALSAVLKRRAIEFALTPCIGRTHGVHAEPTTFGLKLLLWHTECERNIVRFDAAAAGMNVGKLSGAVGSYGTVTPALEEEICKRLGIDTALVSTQVLQRDRHAAYIGALSVMASSLDRIATEVRHLQRTEVREAEEFFSEKQKGSSAMPHKRNPITCENICGLARVMRANSQVALEDVALWHERDISHSSAERVILPDTTTLADYMLSKTTNLIDKLMVYPERMLKNLNLTGGLVFSGQLLLDLAEAGMSREDAYKTVQTLAMKAWKEDLVFKDLVASDPHITALLPPERIVRAFDVNRRLENVPAIFERVFGKPLDELRAN from the coding sequence TTGATCGATCGCTACACACGCCCAGCCATGCGCAAGCTATGGTCCGACGAGTCGAAATTCCGTGCCTGGCTTGAAGTGGAAGCTACTGCCAGTGAGGTGCTTGCAGACGCCGGCATCGTGCCGCAGGACGCCGCAAAAGCCATTCGCGCGCGGGGTGATTTCGACATTGCACGCATCCTCGAGATTGAGCAGCAGACGCGTCATGACGTCATCGCCTTCACCACCGCAGTCGCCGAGAAGGTCGGCCCGGAAGCCCGCTGGCTGCACTTCGGTCTGACGTCGACTGACGTAGTGGACACAGCGCAGGCACTGCTGCTGCGTGAGGCGTCCAGCATGATCCGCGACGGTTTGCACGCGCTCTCGGCGGTCCTGAAGCGCCGCGCCATCGAGTTCGCGCTCACGCCCTGCATCGGCCGTACCCACGGCGTGCACGCAGAACCGACGACCTTCGGCCTGAAGCTCTTGCTATGGCACACCGAGTGTGAACGGAACATTGTCCGCTTCGATGCCGCCGCTGCAGGCATGAATGTGGGCAAGCTCTCCGGCGCTGTGGGTAGCTACGGCACCGTGACGCCCGCGCTGGAAGAGGAGATCTGCAAACGCCTGGGTATCGATACCGCGCTGGTCAGCACGCAGGTTCTGCAGCGTGATCGCCACGCCGCCTATATCGGTGCGCTTTCGGTCATGGCGTCTTCGCTGGACCGCATTGCCACGGAGGTCCGTCATCTGCAGCGTACCGAAGTTCGCGAGGCGGAGGAGTTCTTCAGCGAGAAGCAGAAGGGTTCCAGCGCTATGCCTCACAAGCGCAACCCGATCACATGCGAAAACATCTGCGGCTTGGCGCGCGTGATGCGCGCAAACTCTCAAGTGGCACTTGAAGACGTAGCCCTGTGGCATGAGCGTGACATCTCGCACTCTTCGGCGGAGCGCGTTATCCTGCCCGACACGACTACGCTTGCGGACTACATGCTCTCGAAGACGACCAATCTTATCGACAAGCTGATGGTCTACCCGGAGCGCATGCTCAAGAACCTGAATCTGACCGGCGGACTTGTGTTCAGTGGCCAGTTGCTTCTTGACCTGGCCGAGGCCGGGATGTCCCGTGAGGATGCCTACAAGACCGTGCAGACTCTGGCGATGAAGGCGTGGAAGGAAGACCTGGTCTTCAAAGATCTTGTCGCCTCCGACCCGCACATCACGGCGCTGCTGCCGCCCGAGCGCATTGTGCGTGCCTTCGATGTAAACCGCCGTCTTGAGAATGTGCCCGCGATTTTTGAGCGTGTCTTTGGAAAACCGCTCGACGAACTGCGCGCAAACTAG
- a CDS encoding tetratricopeptide repeat protein — MEAGSSQAAASLPPTPAQASRRRLMIRDGLKFLMLTLVAVALSGVTTFLFRSFESRREQLATRWAQRGRDAMQHGHAEQAVTALRVSLSYRPDDYENQLALADALAAGGHVNEAETYFLNLWQSRPGDGPINLQLARLERSRGRALQAIDYYRAAVFGTWAGDAPARRRDTRLEMSRYLVEHGEPLAAQAELLIAAGNNPDPATQLSIAEVLESAGDNKDALTAYRNAEAGDLGATAQAKAGELCFRAGDYACAEESLEKALRSKNWTSEQHDRLSGLHEDAARLVELAFSPDAAPTLRVSHLLSDVRIAMNRFKMCADPSLPPLQAQWKSLDTVHNRAALRHDDDLQAQYGNLIFQTETATAKACGAPKGDDALLLHLLDHPLTRIGAPQG; from the coding sequence ATGGAAGCTGGAAGTAGCCAAGCCGCCGCATCGCTGCCGCCGACGCCGGCACAGGCTTCGCGGCGCAGATTGATGATTCGCGACGGCCTGAAGTTCCTCATGCTGACGCTGGTTGCCGTTGCCCTGAGCGGAGTTACGACCTTCCTCTTCCGTTCCTTCGAATCGCGCCGTGAACAACTCGCTACGCGATGGGCGCAGCGGGGGCGCGACGCCATGCAACACGGGCATGCGGAGCAGGCCGTGACCGCACTTCGTGTCTCGCTCTCCTACCGTCCGGATGACTATGAGAATCAGCTTGCGCTGGCCGATGCACTCGCTGCGGGCGGGCATGTGAACGAGGCGGAGACCTACTTCCTGAATCTGTGGCAGTCGCGTCCGGGCGATGGCCCGATCAACCTTCAATTGGCGCGCTTGGAGCGGTCGCGAGGCCGCGCTCTGCAGGCGATCGACTACTACCGTGCGGCGGTCTTCGGGACATGGGCAGGGGATGCGCCGGCAAGGCGGAGGGACACGCGCCTGGAGATGTCGCGCTATCTGGTGGAGCACGGTGAGCCATTGGCAGCACAGGCTGAGTTGCTGATAGCCGCCGGCAATAATCCAGACCCGGCCACCCAGCTTTCGATTGCTGAGGTCCTTGAGTCCGCCGGTGATAACAAGGATGCGCTGACTGCTTATCGCAACGCTGAGGCGGGGGATCTGGGGGCGACGGCCCAGGCGAAGGCCGGTGAGCTCTGCTTCCGGGCCGGAGACTACGCGTGTGCCGAGGAGTCGTTGGAGAAGGCCTTGCGGTCAAAGAACTGGACCTCGGAGCAGCACGATCGGCTAAGTGGTCTGCACGAGGATGCGGCACGACTTGTGGAACTTGCTTTTTCGCCCGATGCCGCGCCAACTCTGCGCGTTTCGCACCTTTTGAGCGATGTCAGGATCGCTATGAATCGATTCAAAATGTGCGCCGATCCGAGTTTGCCCCCTTTGCAGGCGCAATGGAAGTCACTCGACACGGTCCACAACCGGGCTGCACTGCGTCATGACGACGACCTGCAGGCCCAATACGGGAATCTGATCTTTCAGACCGAGACGGCTACCGCAAAAGCCTGTGGCGCGCCCAAGGGTGATGACGCGCTGCTGCTCCACTTGCTGGACCATCCCTTGACCCGCATTGGAGCCCCTCAGGGATGA